DNA sequence from the Leptospirillum ferrooxidans C2-3 genome:
CAACAGGGAATCCCATCTCCCGAAGCCTCTTGAGAAGAGAGAGAGAGAGCGGAGCCTGGGCCAGTGCGACAATCAGGTCCGGTTTCAGGGAGAGCACCTTGGCCATCACCATCTCGTCCATGAATCCGGAAAAGAGTCCATGCAGCTGTCTTTTGTGAAGATCGAGACTGGTCTGTGCCCCTATGGCCCGAAGAGCTCCCTCAAATGGTGACGCATCGAAGAAGGAAACCCGGTGTCCGGCCGACTTCAATCCATTGGCCACTCCTTGCGCTACAGGATAGGAGCCCCCGTAGACCGGAGGAATCACAAGGATCCTTAGGGAGGCAATGGTCTCTTCATGAATCGAACCCGCCATTTTCCGAGCCGCCACATATCCGTTCGGATGGGTCCGCTCTGATGGCGAATGGACCAGAAGACGAACTCCCGGAGAGATGGATGGTAGCTCCGAAAGTTCCGTCAGAAAGCGGATTCTCCCCCGGAAGCGGAACCAATCCATATAAGACAGGGAGATCCGCAACCGCCGGAGATCCGGCTCAAAGACCCAGACAGGACAGGTCGTCCGGTTCAGGAAGGAGATGACATGATGCCCCATTCCCAGCCCCAGGATGAGAACACCCTCCTCTGGGCAAACACCATCAGACAGGGCCTCTCTCGCCCAGAGATCCCCTTCCTTCTGCGGATCATAGACACTGTGGAGAGAGATCCCCCCAGCGGTCATCACGGGCTGTCCGTTCTTTGCCCGGACCAGAACGGGGGGGAAGGGGTCCGGAGTGGCCCTGGCAGACTCCCGGGACAAGATCCGGTTTGTAAGCGCTCCCGGACCAATCATCCTGAGGTTCTCGGCAAAAACTTCCGGATGTTGGGACTGGACAGTCTCAGACTCTTTATCCGACATGGATGGTTTCCGCTCCTTTCAGGGAAAATCCTTGCCCGGAGGCCGGATCCGGCCTGAGCGAATCAAGGATCTCGTCGATCTCCGATGACAAAAGAGACAGTGCAGCATCACATCGTTCCGAACCGGAGTCTCTCTCCGGGGAAGCGTCCGCTGCTTCACCGGACAGCAGAAGGTGGTGAGCGACCGGCCAGATGGACGGAAACTCGTTCACAAGGGAGATCTGTCTCTCGACAGACGAATATCTCATGGCCCGGAAGAGGTCGATGGCCCGTCGGATCCTCGAGAGCATCCCGATGGTTTTTTCATCCCGCCACTCTCCAAGGGAGCCGAAGGATCGGAACAAGGGGTCAAGAGCTCTCTTTCCCGGAAGAAGTCTGAGAAAAAACCGTCTGAAAAGCACTCCTGTCACAGCGGACTCCCTTTCTCCCGTGCCATCCTTCCAGACAGGCTCTCCCGATATCTCCTGCGTATTGAACGCCCCGTCCCCTTCTCTCCCCTCAAGGACCCAAAGATCATCAGAGGAGGGCGGCAGGGGCCCCCCCTCAAGGATCGACCGGGCGACGCGACCGATCAGATTCCCGTCGATCTTTTCCCGGCAGGAAATACTCTGGCAGCCGGATCCTTCCCCCCCGCAAGGGAAGCACTCCATTCTCGAAACAATGGAAATCCTCCGTCCGAAACGGGCTCCTGTTTCATGAGGGGAAGCCCCTCCGAAAAAAAGCCCGATCGTCGGGATCCTCCTCCATGAAGCAAGGTGAAGAGTGGCTGTATCCGGGGAGATCACCAGAGAGGATTCCCGAATGAGACCATCGAGCTCTCCAATGGAAGTTTTTCCCGCCATATTCCTGACACCCGCCCCGCCGATCCTCCGGATTCTCTCGCCAATGTCCCATTCATCCGGACGTCCCACAAGGACCATCTGGCGACCTGTCAGACGGATGACAGCATCCAGAACACGGACCACTGTTTCCTCCGTGAGAGAACGGTAAACCGATCGGCCTGACAGGACCAGAACAACCGGACCCAAAAGAGAGCCCTCTGACAGCGGGAGATCTCCCGGCTCATCTTCTTCCCGGGGTAAAAACTCCCGCCAGACATCGGACAAGTGAAGACGATTGAGATGACGCAATCCCCTGGCACTTGAGACAAGATAAGCTGGCCAATCCGAAACACTTTCCCCGGGACCATCCCATCCGACCGCCCTTGTAAAACCGTAACGCTTCCTGACCGCCGCTGCCCTCAGGATGGCAACACCACCCGCATCATTGTTCATGTGGACGGCTCTCCCCCAATGCCCATCCCGAAGCTTTAAGACCAGAGCCCTCCACTTTGGATAGGCTCCGGAAAATCCTTCTTCAGGATGGACTCCGGGCAGAGTCATGATGCTTTGGCAAATCGAAAGTTCCCTCGCCCAGGATGCAATCTGGGGAGAACACAACAGACTGACAGGGGCTTTTTGTCTCATGGCCCTTTCTAGAAGGGGAAGGCTCTGCAAAAGGTCTCCGGGGCGAGCCCGCTGGATCACAAGCGTTCCCCCATCCTCGATCTCCGGAAAAGGATCCGGATCGAAAGCACCCATTACAGACCCCGAACAACCGCATCCCGTCTCATCGGGATCCGGGACAACATCCGTATTGCTTCCCCGTCCTTTGAATTATCGGCAAGAACAAGTCTGAGATGCTCGTAAGCCTCATCATCCCGACCATGTTCCAGAAGGAAACGGGCATATTCCCTGCGAAGGAGAGGGGAATGGGGGTAGGACTCCACCAGACCCAGGAGAAGGCCCGCAGCCTGTTCGGCATCCTCAAGGGACCTTGCGGTCTGGATCATCAGTGCCGGAAGCTCCTCCTGGGAAGGCTCCATGGCCAGGGACTGCCCATAGTAAAAAAGCGCATCCTCAAGGCGGCCAAGGGACTGGCAACACATACCGAACCCTGTCAGCGCCTGCCAGCATCCCGGATTCAGGTCAAACGCCCTCTTGAACCAGTGGATGGCCTGGTCGTACCTGCCCGTCAGAAGATAGGAAAGGGCAATGCCTTGCGAGGGGCGCTCATCCCTCTTCGGATCTAGCACCGGAAAGGATTGCTCATACGAGGCGATCGCCATTTCAAATCGCCCGGCTCTTGCATGTATTTCTCCTTCCTTGAGATGGATTTCCGCACGATCCGCCTCGCTCAGCCAGGGGTCTTCCCTTGACTCCGTCAAGATTTCCAGAACCCCAGAGTCGTCATCGGTCGAAAGCATCTCGATCCGGTCGAGAATGGCCCGGACTTTTCTTCGGCAGACCAGAAGGTATTCCACAGTAAAAAGATCCCTGACCCCCTCCTCATCCTGGCCTTTCACCACCATCGGACCGATATCGACATCCATGAGTTCCCGGGATTGGCTTTTTTCATTGAAAACGATCTGCTTGTACCGGCCATCGAGGGCTGGAGAAACAACCTCAACCCAGAGTCCGGTCCGGCTCATGAGGGAAGCGATCGCCTTTTTGCTGAAAAATCCCGATTTTCCCGAGATTCCCGGATCTCCAAGATCAAAGTTCCCGGAGAGCATTCCCGATAAAACCTCGTGATAGCGGATGTTCGGGATAGCAGCAATCACCACCCCCGATTCGGACAGGCAATGCATGTACTCCTTCAAAAACGCGGAAGGGTCCGCAATCCGGGAAAGGATATCCGGCAACAACAGAACATCAATGGAATTGGGGGGAATTTCTGCCCCGCAGTCCATCTCGTTTTGACAGAAGATCCGGTCGTAGTGGGGCTTCGCCAGATCACACTGCTCGGAATTGCTCTCAATGCCCCAGATGGTGATTCCGGAAAATCGCTCCCGAATTCCCCGTCCGATCGAACCTTTCCTGCAGCCAATTTCAAGAATGGTCCGGGCTCCTCCGGGAATCAGGGCCAAGAGGTCGGAACGCTCTTCCCGATCTTTTTTTCTCTCCTGGCTCCTGGAAAACTTCTCTCCGATCACAGAGGACCATTTCCCAATGAATCGATCCAGTGGAAACTGCCGGAGGATATCCTCCCTTGCTTTCTCACCCATTGCCCGGGCCTCCGAAGGATGATCCAGAAACCACGAAAGCCGCTGATGAAGGCCGTCAAGGGTTTTTTCAAGGAACCCGGAGCGTCCATGGATCACCGGTGATCCCGGATGATCGAGGGCCACAACCGGCAATCCGGAAGCCATCGCCTCCAGAAGGGAAAGGTTATAGCCGTCTTCCCATGGATGAATCGTCGTGTGGAGATAAACCCTGCTGGAACGGTAGGCGGCGATGAGATCCGAAAGGCCGGCAGAGGGCATGGAACCCGTAATGGAAGGATTCAGTCCGACCGTCAGGCTGGGAAAGGATCCTATGGCCTGTTCTCCAACCGAACCTCCCATCATCAGATCCCGTTCCTTCAAAAAGTTTCCGACCCGAAGGATGACCCGATTGTTCCCCTCGTATGGGCCCCACACATCCGGATCGACCCCCGGTTCGATCACCCGGATGCCATCAAGCCCCCAGTCCATCGCTTTGGATTTTGAAATGGCAACGATCTCAAGATCGGGAACCATCCCCGTCAAGCCAGAGAACCATTCCAGGTATTCCTCCCTCGAAACCTTGTTCCCACCCAGCGCAAGCATTGTCGTGATCCGGTTGTGAAGAACCAGGATCTGCGGAACAGAAGATTCTTTCGTGAGAAGAAGATCGGTCGGATCATGGGCGATCACCAGATCGAATCCCCCCCTCGCCAGCTCTTCCATTGCCAGCTGCTCACTCACAATTCTTGAACCCCTGGGGCATGGACGAAACTCTGTCATCCATCGGGAATACCCCCCTTTTTGACGTTCGACGATCGTCAGCCTGATATCCGGAATTTTCCCCAGGAGAGTCAGATACCCTTCATGCCAGTTAAAGGTCAGAATATGAACCATGTCTTTTCCCTCCGCTAAAGATCCCGGATGACTCACGGGACAGATCTTCCATGACTGACAAAATCGTTTTGGCGCGATGATGGTAAGTATGGGCGGTGAGGACCTTTGCACGCCCTCTTGCGGCCATCTTCAATGACTCCTGATATGTCTCAAGCAATAAGCGTGCCTGATGAACAAGACTCTCATCGGTATAGACACAAACCTCTGCATCTTTTCCTGTGAGGGAAAAAAGATCCGCCAGACCCGGAACCTCCGGCGTCAGGAGAGGTTTTCCCATTGCAAGGCTTTCAAAAACTCGCATATTCAGATCATCGGCCACCGCATCGTTGAACAAGATCCTGGCCCCACCCAGAAACTGCGACATTTCTTCCAGAAAGACCCTTTTGAACCGGACATCGAATCTAAGCGCCAAACGTTTGAGACGTCTGGACCGCATCTGGAGAGGATTGGTAATGCTTCCGCAAAATCCGATATCGAAGGACTCTTCCGAAAAACATGGTTTATGGATCTCAGGATCGGCCGCAAGAGGAAGCCAGAAGACAGGACGTTCCAGCCTTTGGGAAAACTCTTCCACATAGGCTTTTTGTGCCAAAAAAATCACATCGAAGCTTCTGGAAAGAGCAAGGTGTGCCTCTTTATGCAGATGGGTGTCAATTAAATAACAGGCTTTCGGACAGGAAAAAAGTTCCAGAAAAGCCAGGGGATAATGGATACCCGTTTCGACAAACAGGCAGAAATCCGGACGATAGCCGGAGGGAAGAGCACTGACAAGCTCCATGTAAGGGTGGGAAAAAAAGGGAATGTCATGGGGATGGACCTTCGGAAGGAGATCCAAAAGATTCCATCTTGAAAGGCAGAACTCATCCGCAGTCGGACCACAGGTCAGAACCTCGCAATGGGCCCGCATGGCTTTTTCGAGATAGATTGCGGTCGTGTGGGGAAGGCTTGTATAGGACATGAGAACTTTCATCTCGATTCCTCCGGGAAGATCCAATGGACCTGAATGCTTCAAACAGGGAAGCAGGCCCTTGTCGGAGGATCAAGCAAGTCCCGTACCACTCGCCAAACAGCACGGTAGGCGGACAGACTCTCTATCGAAAAAAGAAGAAGCCGGCAAAATTTTCCCGGGTGGGGGCCAATCTCCCGGAAGGCTCAGGAAACATCAAAGAAGAAAGAATATGGAATAAGGATCAGATTCTTTTAGAAAATGCGGAAGGTTCGGGAGGCAGGATCTGTGTTTTTTGCGCATAGGGTGCCTTGATCAGGCGGGAAAGGGCGTTCAGGCGGCCCATAAGCTCGCCCCTGGGTGCAACAAGGCCTTCGACCAGATGGGATGTCCGATCAATAAGGGCCGAAAGAACCAGAAAATCCTCCAGCCTTGATCCGGAGAAAGACGACCGGGAAAGAGCCCCGGAAAGACGCTCGATCAGAAGATCGAACTCCGGATTCGCCCATGGCTCTCCGGAA
Encoded proteins:
- a CDS encoding glycosyltransferase family 9 protein — translated: MGAFDPDPFPEIEDGGTLVIQRARPGDLLQSLPLLERAMRQKAPVSLLCSPQIASWARELSICQSIMTLPGVHPEEGFSGAYPKWRALVLKLRDGHWGRAVHMNNDAGGVAILRAAAVRKRYGFTRAVGWDGPGESVSDWPAYLVSSARGLRHLNRLHLSDVWREFLPREEDEPGDLPLSEGSLLGPVVLVLSGRSVYRSLTEETVVRVLDAVIRLTGRQMVLVGRPDEWDIGERIRRIGGAGVRNMAGKTSIGELDGLIRESSLVISPDTATLHLASWRRIPTIGLFFGGASPHETGARFGRRISIVSRMECFPCGGEGSGCQSISCREKIDGNLIGRVARSILEGGPLPPSSDDLWVLEGREGDGAFNTQEISGEPVWKDGTGERESAVTGVLFRRFFLRLLPGKRALDPLFRSFGSLGEWRDEKTIGMLSRIRRAIDLFRAMRYSSVERQISLVNEFPSIWPVAHHLLLSGEAADASPERDSGSERCDAALSLLSSEIDEILDSLRPDPASGQGFSLKGAETIHVG
- a CDS encoding tetratricopeptide repeat protein, translating into MVHILTFNWHEGYLTLLGKIPDIRLTIVERQKGGYSRWMTEFRPCPRGSRIVSEQLAMEELARGGFDLVIAHDPTDLLLTKESSVPQILVLHNRITTMLALGGNKVSREEYLEWFSGLTGMVPDLEIVAISKSKAMDWGLDGIRVIEPGVDPDVWGPYEGNNRVILRVGNFLKERDLMMGGSVGEQAIGSFPSLTVGLNPSITGSMPSAGLSDLIAAYRSSRVYLHTTIHPWEDGYNLSLLEAMASGLPVVALDHPGSPVIHGRSGFLEKTLDGLHQRLSWFLDHPSEARAMGEKAREDILRQFPLDRFIGKWSSVIGEKFSRSQERKKDREERSDLLALIPGGARTILEIGCRKGSIGRGIRERFSGITIWGIESNSEQCDLAKPHYDRIFCQNEMDCGAEIPPNSIDVLLLPDILSRIADPSAFLKEYMHCLSESGVVIAAIPNIRYHEVLSGMLSGNFDLGDPGISGKSGFFSKKAIASLMSRTGLWVEVVSPALDGRYKQIVFNEKSQSRELMDVDIGPMVVKGQDEEGVRDLFTVEYLLVCRRKVRAILDRIEMLSTDDDSGVLEILTESREDPWLSEADRAEIHLKEGEIHARAGRFEMAIASYEQSFPVLDPKRDERPSQGIALSYLLTGRYDQAIHWFKRAFDLNPGCWQALTGFGMCCQSLGRLEDALFYYGQSLAMEPSQEELPALMIQTARSLEDAEQAAGLLLGLVESYPHSPLLRREYARFLLEHGRDDEAYEHLRLVLADNSKDGEAIRMLSRIPMRRDAVVRGL
- a CDS encoding glycosyltransferase family protein, which gives rise to MKVLMSYTSLPHTTAIYLEKAMRAHCEVLTCGPTADEFCLSRWNLLDLLPKVHPHDIPFFSHPYMELVSALPSGYRPDFCLFVETGIHYPLAFLELFSCPKACYLIDTHLHKEAHLALSRSFDVIFLAQKAYVEEFSQRLERPVFWLPLAADPEIHKPCFSEESFDIGFCGSITNPLQMRSRRLKRLALRFDVRFKRVFLEEMSQFLGGARILFNDAVADDLNMRVFESLAMGKPLLTPEVPGLADLFSLTGKDAEVCVYTDESLVHQARLLLETYQESLKMAARGRAKVLTAHTYHHRAKTILSVMEDLSRESSGIFSGGKRHGSYSDL